The genomic stretch aaaacctcatctctactaaaaatacaaaaattagccaggcgtggtgcatgcctataatcccaattattcaggaagctgaggcacaagaatcgcttgaacccaggaagtggaggctgcagtgagccgagatcgtgccactgcactccagcctgggcgacagagcgagacggagtgcagtggcacgatctcgactcactgcaagctctgccttctgggttcacgcgattctgcctcagcctccccagtagctgggactacaggcgcccaccaccatgcccgtctaattttttctatttttcagtagagacagggtttcaccgtgttagccaggatggtctcgatctcctgacctcgtgatctgcccgcctcagccgtccaaagtgctgggattacactttgtgcgtgagccactgcgcccggccaaaaaaatgttttttaaaggggaaggggaagctttatgttatgtatattttaccacaatttaaaagagaaaagataaaaaaggcCTTCTCTTGGAAATTGGCCCTGAACCCACCCCCCAACTTTTGCGTGTGTTTCTGATAACTTCTGTCTGGAATGTAGCTCACAAGAGCAGGGACATGCCCTCTGTCTGTGAGTCTTGGGCTGCAGGGGGCCATGAGGCAGGCAGACTGGATGTGACAACAGGAACTTAGGGTGGGGATGCGAGTTGCCTTCATTTCCTGGCTGCAAATGGTAGAAAGCGCAGCCACACCACCGTGGGGAGGGAATCCCATGCCAGGGCTGACTTGGTTATGAGCAGGGGGTGGGCAGAGGTACCACGACTCCAGGCTTCTAGTCCCTGGATGCTCTTCCCACCTAGTCATGCCTTGAGCCCCGCAACACCCGAGGCTGCATAGAGCCCAGCGCCCTGGTTCTTGGTGCCGTCCAGCACCCAAATGTGAATTGGGGGATGCCAAGCTCTAAGCCGTGCACAGCAGTGGGCCAACAGGACCTCACGCACAGCATGCAGGAAAAGTGCTTGGGAAGTTTATCGTCTTTAATGACATTTCAACTGAAAACAGAAAcccgctgggcgcagtggctcacactataatcccagcactttgggaggccagggcaggtggttcacctgaggtcaggagttcgagactagcctggccaacatggtgaaaccccgtctctactaatacaaaaaaattaactgggcatggtggcgcacgcctgtaatctcagctactcaggaggctgaggcaggagaatcgcttgaacctgggaggcggaggttgcaatgagccgagatggcgctattgcactccagcctgggcgacaagagcaaaactctgtctcaaaaacaaaacaaaacaaaacaaaaaaacagcaaaagagCAAATAGAGCAAAACCCGAAAGAAGTGCAAAACTAATTCCCAGTAAAATTGAGCTccgaacataaaataaatatatataattgacacagggtctcactctgtcacccaggctggagtgcagtggcgtgatctcagctcactgcagccttaacatcccgagctcaagtgattctccctcctcagcctgttgagtagctgggactacaggcatgcaccaccatgctcagctaatttaaaaaattttggggtggggggcggtcgggcacggtggctcaagcctataatcccagcactttgggaggctgaggcgggcagatcacttgagctcaggagttcgagaccagcctggctaacatcgtgaaaccccatctctaccaaaaatacaaaaaattagctgggcatagcggcaggcacctgtaatcccagctacttgggaggctgaggcggaagaatcgcttgaacctgggaggcagaggttgtggtgagccgagatcacaccactgcactccagcatgggtgacagagcgagaatctgtcccaaaaaaaaaaaaaatctgaaagcagaatttttttgtagagacgaggtctcactatgttgcccagacgggtctcaaactcctaggctcaagcaatcctcctacctcgacctctcaaagtgctgggattacaggcatgagccactgctcccagccaggacattttaaaatcagaacagAATGATACGATCTCACAGAAGACGGTGTTGGGAGTCTGTGCCTGAGCGGCGCAGATGAGTGGCAGAATCACAGCACACATGACACTGCAGCTGTGACCGGTGTCAACTACCACCCAAAACAAATCTGGCAAACAGACATCGGAATTAAAATAAGTCAAAAATTTTAATGGGAAAATCTGTGCCCAGTCCTAGAACAGACAATTCATAGCGTTACCATAAAATTACTATCAAAAAAACGAACTGAAGTGGGAGAATGAGTGGCGTTTCAGGCCATCTCGAGTCGCAGCAGACACATGAGCCGGCGCCACGGACCTGGCTGAGGAGCAGGGGCTCATGGGCACCACCACCCATCTGGGTTTTCTGAGGTCGTCGGCGGCACGTTCAGTAACAAAGCAACGGCTGGCGATACATAGCAGCTCACGCAGCGCTCTTTCCTGCTTATCCCCCAAACTTAATTAGATGTACTGGAATTGATGCTGCCAGGGTCTCCAGCAGGTGAGGCAGTTGCAGGTGGGGGGGTGGCCCCCTGCCAGCTACCCTGGGCCTGAAACGACAGAGACTGAGCATCAGAGGGGGTGGCTGTGAGACTGGTGACTACCCAGCCCATGTGCTGCAGGCGGAGCCTCCAGGGGTCCCTGGGAAGGCTTGGAAAAGATCCACAGATGACCTCCAGCTCAGTGGAGGAGGGAAGGGATGGAGGGGTCAGTCCTGGGTCACAGCTGGCCTTGCCACCTGACATGGGACATGGACGAGCTTCCCCAGCAGGAAAACTGGCCTCTAGTGGCTTCCCTGGGGCTTAGGCAAAGGACTGACTGGCATCGGGTACAACAAGGGCTCCTGCCCGGCGAGGGGCAGGGAGGCAAGGTCAGGCCTGGAGCCCATGATGACGCCCGGAGTGTCATGGTGAGACTCGGTGGGAAAAAGGGGCTCTGAAACCTGGCCCAACACTGGCCTGGCTGGGCAGCAAGGAGGGTGGGAGGCAACCACTTGTCATAAGGGGTGGGGGCTCTGTCTGCAGTGCAGAGACGGCATCACATCCAACGGCGCTAAGACGTTTGTCCACAGGACCCACCCCCACTATGGTGGGCACGGTACAGGTTAAGGAAGTGGCTGGGACTGCTCTGCCCTTGAGTGTGGGAGCAGCTCAGACGGGTGCACCACCTGGGGGCACTCTGCTGTGAACTGGGGTGGACACACAGCTGCTGGCGCGTAGTCAGGTCCCAGGGGTGCAAAGGGCAAGGTGAGGCCCCTCACGTGTGTCCCTGGCTGGGGGCTGCATGGTGATGGGGGGCAGCTGCCACAGCAGGACAGTGTGGGACGTGTGCTTCCCAGGACCAGGTGGGACCCCACAGACAGCACAGGAGGCATCCGTTCTCTGCACCCCTGGGAGAGAGTGGTGAGTTGGGAGGGGCACCCGGCTCTGCAGGGCCCTggcacacgccacacacacagCCTCGTGCCTGTGCTGGGCACATGACACCTGGGCCTCCTCAGTGTCTTCAAGACGGTCCCCACTCGCTGCCTTCCCAGCCAAGCTGCGGCACTGAGGTCTGAGCCTGAGGGAAGGCCCCATCTCTCCTCTGGCCTCCTCTGCTGgctgcctgcccctccctcttGAGGGAAGGACACCATGTCCTCCCACAGTCCTCTAGGAGGTGCCCTTCCCCTCCACAGCCAAAGCCCTCATCTTGGGGTTCATCCCCACTGACTGTTCCCAGCGGCTGCCGTGGTGACaagtggaggtgggggagggcaCAGTCATTACAGAGTGGGGCCCTGCAGAGCTGTGCCCCAGAGGTGGCCGCGCAGCATGGCCTGTGTGGCTGCTGGGACCTCTGGGGAAGCTGCCCCAAGGCCGAGGGGGTGGCTGACAAGACGACCCTTTCTGAGAACCTACCACCCACCTGGGCGCTGTGGGACAGTGCCTGAGACTcacctgggactgcaggcagcctcccccaggaggaggctggagagaggCCAGAGTCCGCAGGGTGAGGAAGGCGTCCCCAGCGCTGGGCAGTGGGAAGGGTCCAGAGGAGCCTGGAAGAGATGGGAGCCGGGGTGGGCAGAGTCGTGGCGCCTCCTTAGGTGGAACCCGCCCAGCCCCTCAGCCGGCAGGAGGCCTCGAATGTGGCTCCTGCCCCTCCTCAGCATCCGGCCTCTGCTCCTCAGCCCCCACCCAGGCAGGCCAGTGGGCCCTCCCCACCACACTACTCATGTCCCCTCatggcttgtcttttttttttctttttaagacagtctcgctctgtcacccaggcttgagtgcagtggcacgatcttggctcactgcaagctctgcctcccaggttcacaccattctcctgcctcagcctcccaagtagctgggactacaggcgcccaccaccacgcccagataatttgttttttctttctttttttttattattattattatactttaagttttagggtacatgtgcacaatgtgcaggtttgttacatatgtatacatgtgccatgctggtgcgctgcacccactaactcgtcatctagcattaggtatatctcccaatgctatccctcccccctcccccctccccccaccccacaacagtccccagagtgtgatattccccttcctgtgtccatgtgttctcattgttcaattcccacctatgagtgagaatatgtggtgtttggttttttgttcttgcgatagtttactgagaatgatgatttccaatttcatccatgtccctacaaaggacatgaactcatcatttttatggctgcatagtattccatggtgtatatgtgccacattttcttaatccagtctatcattgttggacatttgggttggttccaagtctttgctattgtgaattgtatttttagtggagatggggtttcactgtgttagccaggatggtctctatctcctgacctcgtgatccgcccgcctcggcctgggattacaggtgtgaggcactgcacccagcccatgcctggctaattttttttgtattttcagtagagacagggtttcaccatgttggtcaggctggtctcaaactcctgacctcacgtgatccactcatcttggcctcccaaaatgctgggattacaggcgtgagccaccgcacccagacctTTCATGTCTTTTCTTATTAGTATCGCCATTCTGTCCCCAAAGCACAGGTATCTGTTGGTTGGGATCATGGCCAAGAGGAACAGAACTCTCACAGTTGAAACAGAGGAAAGAGTTACACAGAGTTGACCACTGGGGGAAGGGCGATGTggtcccactgtggcctccccagaTGCAGCTCAGTGGCCGTCCACATGGGTACAGATGACTGTCCCTGGGCCAGCCTCACTCACCGGAGCTAGTTGTTGACAGGCAGCTGGCGTGGTTCCCTGGGACCCCAACTTCTGTGGTATCCACAGCCGTTTTACCCGTGTAAATGGTAGCCTCTTCTTGAAACCTCCCCATGTTCTTTTTATACCGGATTCTTTTGTTGCCAAACCAGTTAGAGACCTGCGGACACACAGGAGTCACTGGAGGAGCTGACCCAGCGACTTCTGAGACACGACGCAGTCTGTGGGTTCCCTGGGGTGCCCGTTGCTCCCACTGCCTTAGAAGACAACACTGCACCCTGGGGCTATGAAGAGTCTGGGACTGAGAAGGTGGCGCCCTCTGAATTACGGACCCAGGGAGATGTCCACATGGGTTGAGGACACCCTGGAGCCGGCGTGTCTTAGAACTCTGCTGCCTAAAACTGGGTGTTGCTGGAACCTGGACCTGGGAAGGGGCTGGAAGGAAAACAAGACTGTCTGAGGTGGGCCGGGAGGGACAGCGCCTCTGGCTGCCATTGCAGCAGGCGGCAGGTTACGTTCCGTGTTCTCTTCAGGAAAAGTGAGAGCCAGGGAGACCTGGGGACCCAGTAACTGCGATCGAATCCCAAACTTATCAAATGAAAACAAGGTGAACTCTGAAGGGGTAGTTGGAATGTACCAGGTGCTAGGATAAGTACttctcatatattcatatatttttcttaattttaattaaaaaaaggttttttggccgggcgtggtggctcacgcctgtaatctcagcactttgggaggctgaggtggggggatcatctgaggtcaggagttcgagaccagcctggacaacatggagaaaccccatctctactaataatacaaatattagctggacacggtggcacatgcctgtaatcccagctactcgggaggctgaggcaggagaatcacttgaacctgggaggcagaggttgcagtgagccaagatcgcactgcaatttagcctgggcaacagagtgagacctgtctcagaaaaaaaaaattttttttttctttttttttagagatagggtctcgctctcttgcccaggctggtctcaaacccctgggcttgAGAGTTcctcccgccctggcctcccaaaatgctgggattccaggcccaGCCTCATATATCATTCTGCCTCATCCTCATGAGGACCTGGGAGGCAGCTGTTATCGTCCCTGCTGTAagaaagcagaggcaggagacaaAGGAGCTAGTCCATGGCCAAGGTGGAATCAGCCCAGCTCTGACTGCAAACTGGCACTGGAGTCCCCCAGGGAGGGGCTTGTCACCTTTGGTGGCACTGCTGATGCTTGGGCTCCATCTGCtctgtgggggctgtcctgtgcactgcagGGTGCTGAGTGGCATCCTTGGCACCCACTGGGTGCCAGGAGCACTTCCCTTCTCTAGTCGTGACAACAAAAATGTCCCCTGGGCAGATTCACATGGGTGAGCACCCCAGGGCCAGCGCCTTCCTACAGGCATGGAGACGTCCATCCAGGGCCACATTTCAGTATCTCAAAGCAAGTAAAATAAACGCATAGTACAATAACACACAGAAATGAAACAGCTGAGGGATGGAAGAGGATTGTGGATGACCTTTGCtacttcaaacatttttttctcactctgtcacccaggctggagtgcagcggtgcgatctcagctcactgcaacctctgcctcccagattcaagtgattctcttgcctcagcatcaccagtagctgggactacaggcacgtgctaccaagcctggctaatttttgtactttttttttttttttttcggagacggagtctcactctgtcacccaggctggagtgtggagtgcagtggtgcgacctcaactcactgcaacctccgcctccctggttcaaatgattctcctgcctcagcctccccagtagcgggattgcaggcacgtgccaccaagcctggctaatttttgtatttccagtagccacggggtttcaccatgttggccaggctggtctcgaactcctgacctcaggtgattcgtccgccttggcctccaaagtgctgggatttcaggcatgagccaccatgcctggccaacatttggTGTACTTACATTATCCTTGCAATGTTAAGTATAAAAAGAAGGATCCCTGTCTGTGTGCTCTCTGTTCCAAACATAGTGTCTGCCTACCCCTGGGGTGTGAGCAGCCTTCTCTTGATCCACATGGGAGGCCCCAGAGGCTCCATCCTGGTTGAAGCAGCCCTGGTTGTCCTCCAGACAATTGTTCCTTGGGGGCCAAATGTCTCACGCTTCTCCAGGGGCCTTGAAGACCCAGAGGCGCAGCCCCTTGCTCCAGCTCTGGCCTTGTTTCTGACACCACAGCAGATCCCGATGAGCAAAGTGATATGTGACTATGACCTCAGGATGTTTTGCTGCCTGCGTGACCCCGAGGGGTTCCAATTGCTCTCTGTCACAGAGACTTGACTGGACTTAGCCTGGGTTGGAGCAGAGCATGGTGGTGAAGGACTAGAAACTCAGCCCCTCCAACTGCAAAGTAGGGAGGGCTGTGGTGACATGCAGCAAGCCATGCTGTGGGTCAGCACCTGCCATTCCTGCTGCCATAGAGGCTGTGGGGCTGTGCCTGCCTGGGTGGGAGGGCGGCACCCAGGCCCTGTTCCACACACTCATGCTGCCACGGGGGTATGGCCCGGACCTGGCTTGCTGCCGTAGGCTGCCTGGACTTACTGTTTCCATGTTAAAACCTTCGGAAATATTTCTTAGCCTCTTGGTCTTAGTGTCTCCCTCTTTCACCCCCAGTTCCACAGAGGACACCGGTGGCTGCCTACCAGGCTATAGAGTCAGGGAGCTCACACTCTCTACCACGTCACCTCAGGGGGCTCACACTCCACAGCATCCCCCAGGGAACTCACACTCCATCTCAATCACCTCAGGGAGCTCACATTCCATCTGTATCCCTCAGGGAGCTCACACCCCACCTGTATCCCTCAGGCAGCTCACACTCCATCTGTATCTCTCAGGGAGCTCACACTCCATCTCTATCCCTCAGGGAGCTCACACTCCACCTCAATCACCTCAGGGAACTCACACTCCATCTGTATCCCTCAGGGAGCTCACATTCCATCAGTATCCCTCAGGGAGCTCACACTCTATCTGTAACCCTCAGGGAGCTCACACTCCATCTGTAACCCTCAGGGAGCTCACACTCCATCTGCATCCCTCAGGGAGCTCACACTCTATCAGTATCCCTCAGGGAGCTCACACTCCATCTGTATCCCTCAGGGAACTCACACTCCATCTGTATCCCTCAGGGAGCTCACACTCTGTCTGTATCCCTCAGGGAGCTCACACTCCATCTGTAACCCTCAGGGAGCTCACACTCCGTCTGTGTCCCTCAGGGAGCTCATACTCCACAGCATCACCTCTGGGACCTCGCATTCCATCTGCATCCCTCAGGAAGTCCTCAGGTCTCTCTGTGGGTACACTTGCACCCCTGCCTCACAGATGAACGGGGAGAGCGCTGGAGTCCCACATTTGTAATGCAGAGCCTGGATCTGAGCTGGCCTGGCTGACTCAGAGCCTGGAGACTTGGCTCCTGTTccacactttttttgtttttcagagataggatctcactctgtcacccaggctggaatgcagtggcgccatcatagctcactgcagcctcaccctcctgggctcaagtgatccttccacctcagcatcccaaggagctgagaccacaggtgcacaccaccaagcccggctaattttttaaattttttgtagagacagtgtctcactatgttgcccaggctggtctcgaactcctggcctcaagcgaccctcctacctcatcctcccaaagtgctgggattccagcagccatgcctggcctctgcacACATTTAACAAACTTCCCTGGGTGTCCTCATGGGACCTAGTCATCCACTCCTCCCAGGCGTGGCGAGACGTGGCAGGAGAGAACGTCACCTGGGAGACGGTGAGGCCGCCCTTCCTGGCCAGCTCTTCTTTGGCTTCTTCGCTGGGGTAAGGGTTGTTCAGATGGGAGTAAAAATACTCATTCAGCACTTCCGTCGCCTGCTTGCTGAAATTCCGCCGCTTGCGCCTGCAAAAACAGCCGCCTTCGTAGGCATTAATATGCTGGGACTCCACTACCACCCCCACCTCTAGTTCTGAGTATGATTTTCCAGTAGTTCTGAAAACagcaatcacttgaggccaggagttcgagaccagcgtggtcaacatagtgaaaccccgtttctactaaaaacacaaaaattagctgggcatggtggcgggagcctgtaatcccagctactcgggaggctgaagcaggagaatcgcttgaacctgggaggcggaggttgtggtgagtggagatcgcaccactgcactccagcctgggcaccagagtgagactccgtctcaaataaataaataaataaaaacaaaataaaataaaaatgaaaacagcaatACTTCAGGCCTTCTTCCCAAGAGGCTGTGAGGCCTCCAACCGTGACTGCAGACACAGCCTCCAGGGCTGTCTTCAACCCAAGCCAGCACTACTTCCCTCCAGTCCCTCAGAGCCGGCCCTTGAGGTTTTGGGTACGTACAGGCCCTGACCTGGCATCGAGCAGCCGCGAACGCAGGGTCATCACTGCCTCACAGGTGCTCTGCTTCAACTGCATCTGGATGGCGCTGAACTTGCCGTGAATGGCGCCGACCACGCGCTCAATCTCCTTAGGGGAGATGGGCCTCATCCTGCTCTGCTCCTGGAGGAGGTTGGTGACGTGCGTGGTGAACTCACGACAGGCCTGGGGTGGGAGCACAGACACGCCGGCCTGTGACTAGGCAGCAGGGTGGCACAGGGCAGCAGGTTCCACAGCGGAGCAGCCGCCTGCCACCCCCTGTAGTTCACACACCGGCGGGTGACTGTTAAGTAAATGGAAAGGGCTTTCAGTAACAATGGACCACCTCTGCAGCGACCAACTGCATGGACTCCCTGTTCTGCGCCACGAAAGAAAGGTGGTTAGCGTTCCGTGTTTCGCTTTGACAAATGCGCATTCACATGACAGAAACTCTTCCATGCAGAAAGATCACCTGTTCATATTTCTCTAGCTCAGAGTGGTAAATCTGTCGGATCTGGGACAGCTTGGCCCTGTAGTCAGAGTGCTCAATGCTATTGTCATTTGGACAGCCACCTGGTGTTGCTGTGCCGGCCCTGGCCAccgctcctcctcttcctctcttctcgGGCCTGCACACGCCCTCGGCCAGCAGCATGTTATCCAGCCTCAGGAGCTGGGCGTCAGGGGGATCTTCGTCTTGAATGCCACGGATGCTTACCACTAGATAAGAGAGACCGGGACAAGTCACAAttcattttctggagagaaaacAAACCATGAGAAAATCTGAGCACTGGTGTTATGTCTGAAGATTTTTGCATAGAACCCTTCGGGAGAAAGGAATACTCCACTTTATCACCAAATTGGATGATGGACACTGAGCACCCCGCTAAGACATGGGTCCAAGTGCCATCCTTAGAGCGCAGTCTGGGGAGGAATGGGGAGACACAGGTCACAGTTTGGCATAGCCCATGAGGGCAAACCTTGGTCACAGCTGTGTGCACGCAGCAGGGCCAGGCAGGCGCCTGTTGCTGGGGTCACCTGAACCCCTGAACCGAGTCTCAAGAAGTGCTGGGGAAGAGGGGGCACCCAAGATGCTGCATACTGATAAAGGCAAGTGGCAGGCTGGCATTGGCAGTGTGGCTGGCCTGGGCCCAGGACTGTGCAGCTGTAGGCCTGTTGTGGCTggtgggtggggtgtgtgtgtgttggggtgggggtgctgtTATAAAACTGGATAGGAAAAGCCTGATAAAGAAAGCGCCAGAAAAGATGAAATAACCCACTGAAAGATTTTAAGCAGAGAAACAAGATAATGGGCCCTACAATTTGGAAATGCTGTCCCAGCTCTGCAGAGAGGGGACCTGGATAGGGGCAGGGCTGGACTGCAGGGGAAGCAGTCAAAGGGCAGCCACCATCAAGGTATACACAGCTGTGGGGTCTACAGGTCAGCTACAGGGCAGTCAGAGAACCCCCAGGATTCGTGTCCTGGGACACGGGTGTCAGAGAAGGGAAGACTCCAGGGTCATTCCCAGATTCTGCCATGGGCAGCACAGCCAATGGCATCCCATTCTCCCAAGTAAAAAGCCTGGAGCTGCAGCTTGTGCAGGTGGGGCTGGGTGAAAAGGTGGCTtcacggccgggcacagtggctcacgcctgtaatcctagcactttaggaggctgaggcgggcggatcacttgaggtcaggagttcgagatcagcctggccaacatggtgaaaccccgtctctactaaaaatacaaaaattagccaagcgtggtggcgcctgcctgtaatcccagttactagggaggctgaggcaggagaatcacttgaacctgggaggcagaggatgcagtgagctgagatctcgccactgcactccagccggggggatagagagaccccgtctcaaaaaaaaaaaaaaaaaaaaagtgttctcttagaatcaggctttttttttttttttttttttgagatggaatctcattctgtcacctaggctggggtgcaatggcatggtctccactcactgcaacctctgcctcccaggttcaagtgattctcctgcctcagcctcccgagtagctgggactacacatgcgtgccgccatgcctggctaatttttgtatttttagtagagacaggtttcactatgttggccaggctggtctcgaactcctgacctcatgatccgcctgccttggcctcctaaagtgctgggattacaggcatgacccaccgtacCGGGCCAGAATCAGGCTATCTTAATACGGTCAGCTACTTACCGAATTAGTGCTCAGATGACAATTCTGTTTGATTATATCATATAGTCATTTACAAGTGTCCCTTTCTTATTCCCTACATAACAGATGAACCTTTTCTGTCAAAAACTCACTAGTCAAAACTGAAGGAACTCAAGCGATATCCTTGTAAGAATTTTCCTTAGAGATTTCcacttcaggctgggcgcagtgg from Pan paniscus chromosome 20, NHGRI_mPanPan1-v2.0_pri, whole genome shotgun sequence encodes the following:
- the PBX4 gene encoding pre-B-cell leukemia transcription factor 4; translated protein: MAAPPRPAPSPPAPRRLDTSDVLQQIMAITDQSLDEAQARKHALNCHRMKPALFSVLCEIKEKTVVSIRGIQDEDPPDAQLLRLDNMLLAEGVCRPEKRGRGGAVARAGTATPGGCPNDNSIEHSDYRAKLSQIRQIYHSELEKYEQACREFTTHVTNLLQEQSRMRPISPKEIERVVGAIHGKFSAIQMQLKQSTCEAVMTLRSRLLDARRKRRNFSKQATEVLNEYFYSHLNNPYPSEEAKEELARKGGLTVSQVSNWFGNKRIRYKKNMGRFQEEATIYTGKTAVDTTEVGVPGNHASCLSTTSSGSSGPFPLPSAGDAFLTLRTLASLQPPPGGGCLQSQAQGSWQGATPPPATASPAGDPGSINSSTSN